The following proteins are co-located in the Candidatus Methanogranum gryphiswaldense genome:
- the asd gene encoding aspartate-semialdehyde dehydrogenase: MSKIQVAVLGATGMIGQRFVQMLEDHPYFEIEGLYASERSDGKRLGDVLKVRDHVYKEETVESKIETMDLSKISKNCRIAFSGIPSELAGPTETELAQKGVAVFTNAGSHRMDKHVPIIIPEINWAQYDSVKDQDTYKDGGYIVTNANCSSTGIAIPLKALNDAYELNQVFVSTYQALSGAGYPGVPSLDAVGNVIPFISHEEEKMETELAKMLGTYEKGEFKYANFKVMANCARVPVIDGHLESLVLDMKEHPSLEDFKKTLVNFRGEPQKLKLPSAPEQPIIVRSEENRPQPVFDAMAGTPDRAKGMASTVGRIRESNGYYKAFVLSHNTIRGGAGGSVLNAELAKAKKLI; this comes from the coding sequence TCCGTATTTCGAGATAGAGGGGCTTTACGCCTCCGAAAGATCTGACGGAAAGAGACTAGGCGACGTCCTGAAAGTGAGGGACCATGTCTACAAGGAAGAGACTGTGGAAAGCAAGATCGAAACGATGGACCTATCCAAGATCTCAAAGAACTGCAGGATCGCGTTCTCCGGTATCCCGTCGGAACTCGCAGGACCTACAGAAACAGAACTAGCACAGAAAGGTGTGGCTGTGTTCACCAACGCCGGTTCCCACAGAATGGATAAACATGTCCCGATAATAATTCCAGAGATAAACTGGGCCCAGTACGATTCCGTCAAGGACCAGGACACATACAAGGACGGAGGTTACATAGTCACCAACGCCAACTGTTCCAGTACCGGGATCGCGATACCTCTCAAAGCGCTCAACGACGCCTACGAACTGAATCAGGTCTTCGTATCGACATACCAAGCACTTTCTGGCGCTGGATATCCCGGTGTACCGTCGCTCGATGCGGTGGGTAACGTCATACCGTTCATTAGCCACGAAGAAGAAAAGATGGAGACCGAACTTGCAAAGATGCTCGGAACGTACGAGAAGGGGGAGTTCAAATATGCCAACTTCAAGGTCATGGCCAACTGTGCCAGAGTACCAGTTATAGACGGCCATCTCGAATCGCTTGTCTTAGATATGAAGGAACATCCCTCATTGGAGGACTTCAAAAAGACCCTCGTGAACTTCCGCGGAGAACCACAGAAGCTCAAACTGCCGTCGGCACCTGAACAGCCGATAATCGTCAGAAGCGAAGAGAACAGACCTCAGCCTGTATTCGATGCCATGGCCGGAACACCGGACAGGGCGAAGGGAATGGCCTCCACAGTGGGAAGGATCAGAGAAAGCAACGGATATTACAAAGCATTCGTACTTTCCCACAACACCATAAGAGGCGGCGCCGGAGGTTCTGTCCTCAACGCAGAGCTTGCAAAAGCTAAGAAACTCATTTAA